The Paenibacillus tianjinensis genome has a window encoding:
- a CDS encoding copper amine oxidase N-terminal domain-containing protein: MRKMKARTKWLMPVLALLLILAGCQSVGGLDVNKALLGGLDVKSSESSTTFALNVVPASGITSEDREIIDLINSFSVNIAHVKLQDNGNVSAAGSVTYKQSVVPFTFFMDKEAVVFTAEGAKQPFYFPLESYQDSMGIEGLDQAKIQDISKLVTGFVVKNLPNPAAISASSVSENVYGQQLNLTKLHTEITGDELPALVKGFLKSVSKDTEGFTALISGLYDYLYPVLTAADVDSELNDLGFGEIPLNDKEGVVTVAHDAAKLAVDALLLVYDKQLESLYESTPELKTVLSKDTKLQVDLFVDSGLHIRKQNVDLKVALPASEDLPIQSLSIKMESQTWNVNGPVTADPISTEGALDLSSANLTPGETLRSFETGSTVYNLLKDDLGITARTLVIAPDDEYYYPIVDRGTTYVPLRYVAEDLDAAVTWDGANRAITVTDDVYGDKLVFKIGSDQALIKGATVKLPQPVFVDEYGDAYVPLRILAEALHAKVEKDEEGYIYIDRP; encoded by the coding sequence ATGAGGAAAATGAAAGCACGAACAAAGTGGCTGATGCCGGTTCTGGCACTGCTGCTGATTCTGGCTGGTTGCCAAAGCGTTGGCGGTCTGGATGTCAATAAGGCACTGCTGGGGGGTCTGGATGTTAAGTCTTCGGAATCAAGTACAACCTTTGCATTAAATGTGGTTCCGGCAAGCGGAATAACCAGTGAAGACCGGGAAATAATCGACCTTATTAATTCTTTTTCAGTGAATATCGCTCATGTAAAGCTGCAGGATAACGGTAATGTTTCTGCTGCCGGATCGGTTACGTACAAACAATCCGTTGTGCCGTTTACCTTCTTTATGGATAAGGAAGCGGTTGTGTTCACTGCTGAAGGTGCGAAGCAACCGTTCTACTTCCCGCTGGAGAGCTATCAAGATTCCATGGGCATTGAAGGATTGGATCAGGCCAAAATCCAGGATATCTCCAAGCTCGTTACAGGGTTTGTCGTGAAGAATCTTCCGAACCCAGCCGCCATCAGTGCTTCTTCGGTAAGTGAAAACGTCTATGGCCAGCAGCTGAATCTGACTAAGCTACATACGGAGATCACAGGTGATGAGCTGCCTGCTTTAGTGAAGGGGTTCCTAAAATCAGTCTCCAAAGATACAGAAGGCTTTACTGCTTTGATCAGCGGCCTCTACGATTACCTGTATCCGGTTCTGACCGCAGCTGATGTTGATTCAGAGCTGAACGATCTTGGATTTGGTGAGATTCCGCTGAATGACAAAGAAGGTGTTGTAACCGTAGCCCATGATGCTGCTAAGCTGGCTGTGGATGCGCTGCTGCTTGTTTATGATAAACAGCTCGAAAGTCTTTATGAATCTACTCCTGAGCTGAAGACCGTTCTCAGCAAAGATACGAAGCTGCAGGTGGATTTATTCGTGGACAGCGGGCTGCACATCCGTAAGCAGAATGTTGATCTTAAGGTTGCACTTCCAGCCAGCGAAGATCTGCCGATCCAGAGCCTTTCGATAAAGATGGAAAGTCAGACCTGGAATGTGAATGGACCGGTTACAGCTGATCCGATCTCTACAGAAGGTGCACTGGATCTGTCTTCAGCAAATCTTACACCAGGTGAAACTCTTCGCAGCTTTGAAACGGGTTCTACTGTTTACAACCTGCTTAAAGATGATTTAGGCATTACGGCGAGAACCTTAGTCATTGCTCCGGATGATGAGTATTATTATCCGATTGTTGATAGAGGCACAACTTATGTTCCGCTGCGTTACGTGGCAGAAGACCTTGATGCAGCCGTGACATGGGATGGTGCAAACCGGGCGATTACAGTTACCGATGATGTCTACGGCGATAAGCTGGTGTTCAAAATCGGTTCCGATCAGGCGCTCATTAAAGGCGCTACTGTGAAGCTTCCACAGCCGGTATTCGTTGATGAATACGGCGATGCCTATGTGCCGCTCCGCATCCTTGCAGAGGCGCTGCATGCCAAAGTAGAGAAGGATGAGGAAGGTTATATTTATATTGACCGGCCGTAG
- a CDS encoding metallophosphoesterase — protein sequence MKSSPQKALFPLKKTPLFTLSILIISASLLGGCRDTISSTVSIEASTAAASSNPKDYKQPVSFWVATDTHYLDKALQDGGAAFQSYVSGGDGKMLPYSDELMEALVYDVQQQKPKFLILSGDLTNNGEASSHKQLAAKLKRIEELGTSVYVIPGNHDLFNPWARSFKGDQQIVTGHITDGDFTTLYADYGYDEAISRDQNSLSYVVSAAPGLWLLMIDSSQYRNNEKYGFPQTDGRILPETLDWMDGCVKLAAEQHASIITVMHHNLLSHTSMPISGFKLNNSQETMEVLRKDGLNLVLSGHIHMQDIRRDPASDQESTADSGALPVYDIATSAFAVNPHQYGAMTFDPLSRKVRYNTQSVNVEGWAAAEGITDPNLLNFKAYAEQSFAGGSYNKALKNLQDSPFTETEKQAMAEMMSKLNVKYFAGQAASAAAEIKAMPGYKLWKSQKEGFMSGYIDSMLEPQEVSKVSLEMILTTQ from the coding sequence ATGAAATCATCACCGCAAAAAGCGCTTTTTCCGCTAAAAAAAACACCGCTTTTCACTTTATCTATACTGATTATCTCTGCATCGCTTCTGGGAGGGTGCCGGGACACAATATCGTCAACAGTCTCCATTGAAGCTTCCACAGCCGCTGCTTCCTCAAATCCTAAGGACTATAAACAGCCTGTTTCCTTCTGGGTAGCTACCGACACCCATTATCTTGATAAAGCACTGCAGGACGGCGGTGCTGCCTTTCAAAGCTATGTATCCGGCGGAGATGGCAAAATGCTGCCTTACAGCGATGAGCTGATGGAAGCATTGGTGTATGATGTACAGCAGCAGAAACCTAAATTTCTGATCCTGAGCGGCGATCTGACGAACAACGGTGAAGCGAGCAGCCATAAGCAGCTGGCCGCCAAGCTGAAGCGTATTGAGGAGCTGGGCACCTCTGTTTATGTCATTCCCGGAAATCATGATCTGTTCAATCCTTGGGCAAGATCCTTCAAGGGAGATCAGCAGATTGTTACCGGACATATTACCGATGGGGACTTTACAACGTTATATGCTGATTATGGATATGATGAGGCGATTTCGCGCGATCAGAACAGTCTGAGTTATGTTGTCAGCGCTGCACCCGGATTATGGCTGCTTATGATCGACAGCAGTCAATACCGGAACAATGAGAAATATGGATTTCCGCAGACAGACGGGCGGATTCTGCCTGAGACTTTAGACTGGATGGATGGCTGTGTGAAGCTGGCAGCTGAGCAGCATGCCTCCATCATTACAGTAATGCACCATAACCTGCTCAGCCACACCTCCATGCCTATTTCCGGCTTTAAGCTGAATAACAGTCAGGAAACGATGGAAGTACTGCGCAAGGATGGCCTTAATCTGGTGTTATCCGGTCATATCCACATGCAGGATATCCGCCGCGATCCGGCCTCTGATCAAGAGAGTACAGCTGACTCCGGCGCCCTGCCGGTATATGATATTGCCACAAGTGCGTTTGCCGTCAACCCGCATCAGTATGGTGCCATGACCTTTGATCCGCTCTCCCGGAAAGTCAGATATAATACGCAATCTGTTAATGTTGAGGGCTGGGCCGCAGCGGAAGGAATTACCGACCCCAATCTGTTAAACTTTAAGGCTTATGCTGAGCAGAGCTTTGCCGGGGGGTCTTACAACAAAGCATTAAAGAATCTGCAGGATAGTCCCTTCACGGAAACGGAAAAACAGGCCATGGCGGAAATGATGTCTAAGCTGAATGTGAAATATTTTGCCGGTCAAGCCGCCAGCGCTGCCGCTGAGATCAAAGCTATGCCCGGTTATAAGTTATGGAAGAGTCAAAAGGAAGGATTTATGTCAGGCTATATTGACAGCATGCTGGAGCCGCAGGAAGTGAGTAAGGTATCACTTGAAATGATTCTGACCACACAATAG
- a CDS encoding nitroreductase family protein yields the protein MEAVEARRSVYAISKESPVSDAQIKDIVEAAVLHSPTSFNSQSSRAVVLLGEQHDKLWDITAETLRKIVPTEQFEGTAQKLSSFKAGYGSVLFFEDQTVVKSLQENFALYADNFPIWSNQSSGILQFVVWTAFAEAGLGASLQHYNPLIDDEVKATFGIPAEWKLIAQMPFGKTVTPPGEKEFQPIEERVKVLK from the coding sequence CTGGAAGCTGTTGAAGCAAGACGTTCCGTATACGCCATCAGCAAAGAATCCCCGGTTTCCGATGCACAAATCAAGGATATTGTTGAAGCGGCGGTATTACATAGCCCGACTTCATTTAACTCCCAAAGCTCCAGAGCTGTTGTTCTTTTGGGGGAACAGCACGACAAGCTGTGGGATATAACAGCAGAAACGCTGCGTAAGATTGTACCTACTGAGCAATTCGAAGGTACAGCACAAAAATTGTCTTCGTTCAAAGCCGGCTACGGCTCAGTATTGTTCTTCGAAGACCAGACAGTCGTGAAGAGTCTCCAAGAGAATTTTGCGCTGTATGCAGATAATTTCCCGATTTGGTCTAACCAATCCTCCGGTATTCTGCAGTTTGTCGTGTGGACGGCATTTGCTGAAGCAGGTCTGGGCGCTTCCCTCCAGCACTACAACCCGCTGATTGACGACGAAGTAAAAGCAACGTTCGGAATTCCGGCAGAGTGGAAGCTGATTGCCCAAATGCCATTCGGCAAGACGGTTACCCCTCCAGGGGAAAAAGAATTCCAGCCGATTGAAGAACGTGTAAAAGTGTTGAAATAA
- a CDS encoding DUF2188 domain-containing protein: MPWNKDDYPDSLKNFMAPVRNKAIEIANALLEDGYDEGRAISIATAQAKEWGENHDKQIRKKNT, encoded by the coding sequence ATGCCTTGGAACAAAGATGATTATCCGGACTCGCTGAAGAATTTCATGGCTCCCGTGCGCAACAAGGCGATTGAAATCGCCAATGCACTTTTGGAGGACGGCTATGATGAAGGGCGGGCGATCTCCATTGCTACGGCACAGGCCAAGGAATGGGGCGAGAATCACGATAAACAAATCCGCAAGAAAAACACATAA